DNA sequence from the Hippopotamus amphibius kiboko isolate mHipAmp2 chromosome 1, mHipAmp2.hap2, whole genome shotgun sequence genome:
TAAATACTTATTTATCTGACATCTGAATTTAGCATTTACCTGACATTTGTATTTCATCTGTCAACCTCATACCCGGGAGATCCTCTATCATAACGCTTCCCGCActtcagtaatttaaaaagtatgaCAGGTGGTTTTGTTTCCCCCACTACCGTGTCAGCTCTGCAAAGGCAGCACCCAGGCAGCCTTGCTCACTGTTTTAGACCTGGCATGTAGGGCATTCCACAAATACTAAGGAATAGAGCCATCAGGCCAAAGCTCAGGCACCCCCTACTACAAGTTAACTCTAACAACAAGGAACTCTCTGGGAGAACAAAGCATTTTCAGCAAGGTACCACTAGCCTCAGGTCTGCAGGTGGATAAAAGGATGGTACTGCTTGTCAGAATATCTCCAGTGTGATAATATTGACTCCTCAATGACAGTTTTAAGGTGACCCCACTATTTTATATTCAAAAAAGGACTTTGAGTGTTCACACCTATTTTACTTGACTCTTAAGGCAGGTATTGATATCCACAtataacagatgaggaaacgcaggctcagagaaggtaagcAGATTGCCCAAGATGACTAATAAAAGGGAGTGACCAATTTGACCCTAGGAGTTGATCGTGCACTCTTCCCACCTCACCACATGGCCATCTGGGCCAATTTAAAGAATCAGAACTCTTAAGTTCTTCTTCCTCACCTAGACACCCTCTCAAAGAAAGTCTGATACCTGACTCCTCTCCACGGATTTAACTGCCCCTCCTATAAAAGTTCCCCAACAATATcctgagaggagagagggaggcctGGCATCTGTGTTTTGAAATACAGGTAAGTCTTGGCTAATCTCTCATGTTACAAATGACACTATTTAGGTCTGAAGACTAAAGACCTTGTTCAGAGCTACAGGAAAATAGAAGTGACACTGACCAGAATCCGAAATCTGTCCCTTTTCTTTTATCTGAATCTCTAGAAGACACCACCCCACACCACGCTAAGTTTCTGGGGACTAGGATTTACATTTTGATTACACACATTTGTCCACTTTCTCCTGGAATGAAAATGGCTGAACCTGCTGGCAGTACAGCACCACGCAATTCACTTCTTGGAGCACCTCTGCAAAATTCATCAGCTGGAGGGTATGCGGGCTTTCTGCCCCTGGGAGGTGCCTGTAAGGACGGCTAGATGCTACTGGTGCCCCTTCTCCTAAAGGCTCTGCGCCCCGCAGGAAGATTCGCTCAGGCTGGAGAAGGCCTGCAGATTCTACCGGGACGAGAAGCTGCCACGTCTAACCCAGTCTCTCTCACCTGGACGCTCTCGCTGCCGCCACTCCAGCTCTACTTCCGTAAGGTTCTGAAGGAAGCTTCCTCAAAGGTAAGGTCCACTTTGAAGGAGCGGAAACAGGAAGCAGGGAATAACCAGGAAAGACTGGGCCGCGCGGGGCAGAGGGGCAGAAGGTAATGACCTAAAAGGTAACAGCCTGTGAGCAGTTCAGGAAAGCTGGAAATGCAGCCCTCCACCAATAAGCTCCTGCACCGCTGCAGCTTGCTGGGTTTGGGGGGAAAGTGCGGAGAATGCATGGCGGGACTGCAGACCGCGGCGGGACGCTCCCTGGGCAGTGCTCTGTCTGGAGCACGCAGACCTGCGGCCGGGCGGCACCGGCCCCCAGACACACAGCAGCGCCGAGCGACCTGCGGaggctctgccccctcctcccggCAGAAGGAGGGACACTGGCTACTCAGGACCTGCCCAAAGCGAAAACCACAAACACAcctgaattattattattgcttgtATGGGTCACAGAAGAAAACTTCCCTGCTGACAGGAGTCTAGCTGGAGCCTTCGTTTGGAGCTCGGAAGCGGACCTTTACAGAACCACCCACCTGGCTTAGAGCCGGTGCACGCACGTGTCAAGACCATCCGGCCAAGGATGAAGAGATGCCCCCTGGGGGAGTCTTTTTCCGGGGCGAGGTCGAGCCCCTCCGCGCGACCCGGCGCCCACCTGGCCTCACCGCCGCGCGACCGCACCCCTCCCTCGGGCGGCGCGCGCAGCTCCTGCGGCAACCCGGGCTCCGTTGCCCGGGTAACGGGGGATGCGCAGGGAGCCGGCCGCGCAGCACCCGTGCGCCCCGCCCGCTgtagctcctcctcctccctgtggcAGACTCGCGAGGCTGAAGGTGCCAGCGGCGCGCTCGGGAGCGGGTCTTTAGCCGGGAAAGCGCGGTTCTCGTGCCGCTCTGGGCTCGGCCAGTGAGAGGCCGGGGGTGTGGCCGAGGGAACCCGCAGGCCTGATACTTAGCGGCTCGCCTCCGGTCAGGCCCGGCCTGCCTCGCACTCTCGCGCACCCGTGTCCTCCCCTCTGCAGCCGGGGAGTCGTAGAACGGCCACCTGGCTTCATCATGGtgaccccctgccccaccagcccCGTGAGCCCCGCCGCCCGGGCCGGGAGGCGGGACGCCCCAAACCTCGGTGCCCCGGTGAAGAAGAGCAGGCGTCCACGCCTCCGAAGGAAGCAGCCGCTGCAGCCGCTGAACCCGTGCCCGCTCCCCGGAGATTCTGGCGTGTGCGACCTGTTCGAGTCCCCCAGCTCCGGCTCGGACGGCGCGGACAGCCCCGCGGCGCGAGGCTGCAGCCCCCGACCTGGTCCTGCCCAGCAGCGGGTGCAGCTAGACCTACAGACCTTCCGCGACTACGGTCAGAGCTGCTACGCCTTCCTCAAGGCGCGGGAGAGCCACTTCCACCCGCGGGAGTCGTTGGCGCGGCAGCCACAAGTGAGGCGCTGCTGGAGCCAGCTCTCCACCGCCGCTCCCCTTCCTCTCCCGGGCTCTCTCCTCTTCTGCTCTGTGTGCCCTCCGCGGCGCCCCGGCCCTCGccagcccagcttctgccccTGGTGCGAGCGGGAAGGGGCTTTGGAGGGCCGGGCCGCCAGCCCCATTGTATACACGGAGGCCAGTGGGGCCTAGGCGGCTTAAGGGACCTGCCCGCAGTCTCCAAATTGGTTCGCAGGGACGCGGTAGCATGCCAAGGAGTTAAGACAGCTTTTAGGTTCGAGTCGGGACCCCTACCGACCCCGGCAAGTTACTTAACAATCCTAAACTTGTTTTTTTACTTGCAAAGTGGTGACCTCCCTGCGCCCCACTGAATTGTTGAGAGGATTACACGAGGTAACGTGTATCCGCGCCCGGCCCAGCGCCAGGCACGAATCCAGGCGTCCgggctcccagccctgcctgggctcTTTCCGCAGAAGTGCTGCCCACCTGTTTCCCAGTTTCCAGCGCCTTTAGGTTTTTCCTGCGTTTCCTGCCTCCCTCCGGGGACGCTCCCTGGGTCTCCGTGCCCTGTCCCTTCCACAGCCCCTCTCAGCTGTAGGCTCAGCTGGcgcgcctccctcctccctccggCAGGTAACGGCGGAATCCCGCTGTAAGCTGCTCAGCTGGCTGATCCCCGTGCACCGCCAGTTCGGCCTCTCCTTCGAGTCGCTGTGCCTGACAGTGAACACCCTGGACCGCTTCCTTATCACCACACCTGTGGCTGCAGACTGCTTCCAGCTGCTCGGAGTCACGTCCCTGCTCATCGCTTGCAAACAGGTACCTCCACGCCGGGCCTGGGGGGCAGCCAGACTCCTGGCCGCTCTCCGGCCGGCCGGCTCTTCAGCTCACACGACTGAGCCCTGGGTTCTCTGCACTCATTTTGGCAGACGTTTGCACACTTACATACCCCACAGCCTTAACTTCACaatcccgccccccgccccaaaaCGAACAATCCTTTCGCCCGGCCCCCAAAGAAATAGGCCGAGTCTCAACAGCTCTCTGTAGCCCCTCTATTCTAGTCTccgaaaatttttttttttcaaaatttctcaaaCCTGTTTTCAGTGTTGCGCTGGAAGTACACCCCAGGTGATTACAGTGGAAGTATGGAGAGGCGAAGCCCCAAATATCTCGCTGGAAGGGATGGGGGGAGTCCTGGTTTTCTCCTGAGTGTGCGCGACTGGGTGGGCCTCCGGCCCCGGGTGCTGCACAGCCAGGGCTGAGCGCCCCTGTGTTACAGGTGGAGGTGCACCCGCCGCGCGTGAAGCAGCTCCTGGCCCTGTGCTGCGGCGCCTTCTCCCGGCAGCAGCTCTGCAACCTCGAGTGCATCGTGCTGCACAAACTGCATTTCAGCCTGGGCGCACCGACCATCAGCTTCTTCCTGGAGCATTTCACTCACGCACGCGTGGAGGCCGGCCAGGCCGAGGCCTCCGAAGCCCTGGAAGCCCAAGCCGTGGCGCGCGGGGTGGCGGAGCTGAGCCTGGCTGACTACGCTTTCACCAGCTACACGCCCTCCCTGCTGGCCGTCTGTTGCCTGGCGCTGGCAGACCGTATGCTGCAGCTCCCTCGCCCGATGGACTTGCGCCTGGGCGGGCACCCGGAGGCCACGCTGCAGGACTGCTTGGACAAGCTGCAGCTACTGGTGGCCATAAACAGAAGCTCCCTGACTCACATGCTGCCCCTCCAGATCTGCGAGAAGTGCAGCCTGTCCCCGAACTTGAAGTAAAGTAGACCCTTGGTCTCCTTTGATCCCCTAGCCTGGCTGCTGGACCTCTCCCGTTGCTTTGAAACAGTGCAGTGTTGGCCCACAGAGAGGGGTTCAGGGCTCCCACTTGGTCACCAGGTCATCCTGCAGGTTGTAAATAGTGTACCATTGTAGCTTCTCACTATTTATTTTGCTAAGAGCACACGAGAGAAGAGCCAAGTCTTTCCCCAATAAAC
Encoded proteins:
- the CCNO gene encoding cyclin-O, which gives rise to MVTPCPTSPVSPAARAGRRDAPNLGAPVKKSRRPRLRRKQPLQPLNPCPLPGDSGVCDLFESPSSGSDGADSPAARGCSPRPGPAQQRVQLDLQTFRDYGQSCYAFLKARESHFHPRESLARQPQVTAESRCKLLSWLIPVHRQFGLSFESLCLTVNTLDRFLITTPVAADCFQLLGVTSLLIACKQVEVHPPRVKQLLALCCGAFSRQQLCNLECIVLHKLHFSLGAPTISFFLEHFTHARVEAGQAEASEALEAQAVARGVAELSLADYAFTSYTPSLLAVCCLALADRMLQLPRPMDLRLGGHPEATLQDCLDKLQLLVAINRSSLTHMLPLQICEKCSLSPNLK